Proteins encoded together in one Vigna angularis cultivar LongXiaoDou No.4 chromosome 5, ASM1680809v1, whole genome shotgun sequence window:
- the LOC108339523 gene encoding membrane metalloprotease ARASP, chloroplastic — translation MVVNLSPSPLLHSSSIIRLANSKSPISESWHRLKTHFPKPLLSPSFASPSVNFAFKKQFLHGNSRNRLDFRTLSIAGFDYGNFEGPQSVLEAAAVLTAIIVVHESGHFLAAYLQGIHVSKFAVGFGPILAKFNAKNVEYSIRAFPLGGFVGFPDNDPESDIPVDDANLLKNRPILDRVIVVSAGVVANIIFAFLIIFAQVLSVGLPEQEVFPGVSVPDVRPFSAASRDGLLAGDVILEVNGSEFAKPGPSAVSEVVEIIKRNPKRYVLLKIKRGGQNFDVKVTPDENYDGTGKIGVQLAPNVKIGKVKPKNLGEAVEFTWKEFWGLSSNVLDGLKQTFLNFSQSASKVSGPVAIIAVGAEVARSNIDGLFQFAAILNINLAVINLLPLPALDGGTLALILVEAARGGRKLPLEVEQTIMSSGIMLVIILGLFLIVRDTLNLEFIKDLL, via the coding sequence ATGGTCGTAAACCTCTCTCCCTCTCCACTTTTACATTCCAGTTCCATAATTAGATTGGCCAATTCCAAGTCACCCATTTCAGAATCTTGGCACAGGCTCAAAACCCATTTCCCAAAACCACTTCTTTCCCCTTCTTTTGCCTCCCCCAGCGTGAACTTCGCGTTCAAAAAGCAGTTTTTGCATGGAAACAGCAGGAACAGGTTGGATTTTAGGACTTTGTCTATTGCTGGATTTGACTATGGGAACTTTGAGGGGCCTCAGTCTGTGCTTGAGGCTGCTGCAGTGTTGACAGCCATCATTGTTGTGCATGAGAGTGGTCACTTTCTTGCTGCTTATCTCCAAGGCATTCATGTGAGTAAGTTTGCTGTAGGGTTTGGTCCAATTTTAGCGAAGTTTAATGCCAAAAATGTAGAATATTCCATCAGGGCTTTTCCTCTAGGGGGCTTTGTGGGGTTCCCTGATAATGATCCAGAGAGTGATATTCCTGTTGATGATGCGAACTTGCTTAAGAACAGACCAATATTGGATAGGGTGATTGTTGTTTCAGCTGGTGTTGTTGCTAACATTATTTTTGCATTTCTTATTATCTTTGCCCAAGTCCTGTCTGTTGGCTTGCCTGAGCAAGAGGTCTTTCCTGGGGTGAGTGTGCCTGATGTTAGACCCTTTTCAGCTGCTTCCAGGGATGGATTGCTTGCCGGAGATGTGATCCTTGAGGTTAATGGTAGTGAGTTTGCTAAACCAGGTCCTAGTGCAGTTTCTGAAGTTGTTGAGATCATCAAGAGGAACCCTAAGAGGTATGTTTTGCTCAAGATTAAAAGAGGGGGGCAGAATTTTGATGTAAAGGTCACCCCAGATGAGAATTATGATGGAACTGGGAAAATTGGAGTGCAGCTGGCCCCTAACGTGAAAATAGGTAAAGTTAAGCCAAAAAATTTGGGGGAGGCGGTAGAGTTTACTTGGAAAGAGTTTTGGGGTCTATCATCTAATGTTTTAGATGGGTTAAAACAAACATTCTTAAACTTCTCACAGTCAGCTAGTAAGGTTTCAGGTCCTGTGGCCATTATTGCTGTTGGTGCTGAGGTGGCACGGTCGAATATCGATGGTCTCTTCCAGTTTGCTGCAATACTCAACATTAACCTTGCGGTTATAAACCTTCTTCCTTTGCCTGCTTTAGATGGAGGCACATTAGCACTGATCCTCGTTGAGGCTGCCAGGGGTGGGAGAAAGTTACCATTGGAAGTGGAGCAAACTATTATGTCTTCTGGAATTATGCTTGTTATAATTCTGGGGTTATTCCTTATTGTTCGTGATACCCTGAACCTTGAATTTATCAAAGACTTGTTGTAA